The following are from one region of the Phormidium sp. PBR-2020 genome:
- a CDS encoding leucyl aminopeptidase has protein sequence MKFNAIATTALEWTGDGLALMLRENEVGLSGDLAKLDDKLSGTLSELIEETQFEGKVGNSAATRVGGGSSVRKLIIVGLGESTSLDDWRRASAAIARLAKQQNCRTVGVAAPVWKDDSTSTAQALVEGFELALHQDQRFKSEEDKTTQVQTVNLLGLEGEDAAIETALKICSGVILARELVAAPANSINPLTLTETAQAIANEYGLELTILEKEDCQKRGMGAFLGVAQASDIPPKFVHMVYKPKGKPRKKLAIVGKGLTFDSGGLNLKPSGSGIETMKIDMGGAGATFGAAKAIAQLKPDVEVHFISAICENMISGRAMHPGDILTASNGKTIEVNNTDAEGRLTLADALVYADKLGVDAMVDLATLTGACVVALGDTIAGLWSPDDTVAEAVLTASKQSGEKLWRMPLEEPYFEVMKSVHADMKNTGSRAGGSITAALFLKQFVDKTPWAHLDIAAPVWTDKDNGYNSTGATGFPVRTLVNWVLS, from the coding sequence ATGAAATTCAATGCAATTGCAACGACAGCGTTAGAGTGGACAGGTGATGGCCTGGCCCTGATGCTGCGAGAGAACGAGGTGGGGTTATCTGGGGATTTGGCCAAGCTGGATGATAAACTCTCAGGAACCCTCAGTGAATTGATTGAGGAAACCCAGTTCGAGGGGAAGGTGGGCAATAGTGCGGCCACCCGAGTCGGTGGCGGGAGTTCTGTGCGTAAGCTGATTATTGTTGGCTTGGGAGAGTCGACCTCCCTCGATGATTGGCGACGGGCCAGTGCGGCGATCGCTCGTTTGGCGAAACAGCAGAATTGCCGCACGGTGGGAGTCGCGGCCCCAGTCTGGAAGGATGACTCAACCAGTACGGCCCAGGCCCTGGTGGAAGGCTTTGAGTTGGCCCTACACCAAGATCAACGCTTTAAGTCGGAAGAAGATAAAACGACTCAGGTGCAAACGGTCAATCTCTTGGGCCTTGAGGGGGAAGATGCTGCCATTGAGACGGCCCTGAAGATTTGTTCTGGGGTGATTTTGGCGCGGGAATTGGTGGCGGCCCCGGCCAACAGCATCAATCCTCTGACCTTGACGGAAACCGCCCAGGCGATCGCCAACGAGTATGGACTTGAGTTGACCATCCTGGAAAAAGAGGACTGTCAGAAACGAGGGATGGGTGCCTTCCTTGGAGTGGCCCAAGCGTCGGATATTCCGCCTAAGTTTGTGCATATGGTCTATAAACCGAAAGGAAAACCCCGCAAGAAACTGGCCATTGTCGGCAAGGGACTGACGTTCGACTCGGGTGGACTGAATCTCAAACCCAGTGGTAGTGGCATCGAAACCATGAAGATTGACATGGGAGGGGCCGGGGCCACTTTTGGGGCCGCCAAGGCGATCGCCCAACTGAAACCGGATGTGGAGGTTCACTTCATCTCGGCTATCTGTGAAAACATGATTAGCGGGCGAGCAATGCACCCAGGAGACATCCTAACGGCCTCAAATGGCAAAACCATCGAAGTGAACAACACGGACGCGGAAGGGCGTTTAACTCTGGCGGATGCGTTGGTCTATGCCGATAAACTCGGGGTGGATGCCATGGTGGATCTCGCGACCCTCACTGGGGCTTGTGTGGTGGCGTTAGGGGATACGATCGCCGGTCTCTGGAGTCCTGATGATACGGTCGCTGAGGCCGTCCTCACCGCGTCTAAGCAAAGTGGTGAGAAGTTGTGGCGGATGCCGTTAGAGGAACCCTATTTTGAGGTGATGAAGTCGGTTCACGCAGATATGAAAAACACGGGTTCCCGCGCCGGTGGGTCGATTACGGCGGCGTTGTTCCTGAAGCAATTTGTGGACAAAACCCCCTGGGCCCATTTAGATATTGCGGCCCCAGTCTGGACGGATAAGGACAACGGCTACAACAGCACTGGGGCCACCGGTTTCCCCGTTCGTACCCTGGTTAACTGGGTTCTCAGTTAG